A single region of the Desulfocurvibacter africanus subsp. africanus DSM 2603 genome encodes:
- a CDS encoding TonB family protein: MVQMKPLALTLSIFLHVALFGMALYMSRGTHVRVDLDVPVYNVDLVSLGRPGPAPKAPPVPVEQPKAPEAPKAPPAPEAKAVDIKEQPAPQPKPEAKPAPEAKPTAKPKPKQPEATEISPKKTGKAPPKPKAKPKEPTAQEIMAEALKAAKTDASKKPQPSPQEVLKRELAELQKEVGSSPAAATAAGNVGASTGQQVYAQDAVARIKPNWRYPLAGTNQNLSAAVEMSVTPDGTITAFKLLKPSGRADFDASVLKAVDETKKLSPPPAGMRTIQITFHLQDLKG, translated from the coding sequence ATGGTTCAAATGAAGCCCCTGGCCCTTACGTTATCCATCTTTCTCCATGTGGCGCTCTTCGGCATGGCTCTGTACATGTCGCGTGGCACGCATGTGCGGGTGGACCTGGACGTGCCGGTCTACAATGTGGACTTGGTATCCCTGGGGCGTCCCGGACCGGCACCCAAGGCTCCTCCGGTGCCCGTGGAGCAACCAAAGGCCCCGGAAGCGCCCAAGGCTCCTCCGGCGCCCGAAGCCAAGGCCGTGGACATCAAGGAGCAGCCCGCTCCCCAGCCCAAGCCCGAGGCGAAGCCCGCGCCCGAAGCCAAGCCCACAGCCAAGCCCAAGCCTAAGCAGCCCGAGGCCACCGAGATAAGTCCAAAGAAGACGGGTAAGGCTCCCCCCAAACCCAAGGCCAAGCCCAAGGAACCCACGGCGCAAGAAATTATGGCCGAGGCCCTCAAGGCCGCCAAGACCGATGCTTCCAAGAAGCCCCAGCCAAGCCCGCAGGAAGTTCTCAAGCGCGAGTTGGCTGAGCTTCAGAAGGAAGTCGGCTCCAGCCCGGCGGCCGCGACCGCAGCTGGCAACGTCGGCGCCAGCACCGGCCAGCAGGTTTATGCCCAGGACGCCGTGGCGCGAATCAAGCCCAACTGGCGGTATCCCTTGGCCGGCACCAACCAGAATCTCTCGGCCGCGGTGGAAATGAGCGTGACGCCCGATGGAACCATAACCGCCTTCAAGCTGTTGAAGCCCTCGGGCAGGGCTGATTTCGATGCTTCGGTGCTCAAGGCCGTGGACGAGACAAAAAAACTCAGCCCGCCGCCCGCGGGCATGCGCACCATACAGATTACTTTCCACCTCCAAGATCTCAAGGGGTAG